Proteins from one Gossypium raimondii isolate GPD5lz chromosome 8, ASM2569854v1, whole genome shotgun sequence genomic window:
- the LOC105791791 gene encoding uncharacterized protein LOC105791791 yields MISRTRNLISKLPLRCNSSSFFISPPPFNPKFIASTTLGSIQSHPSPSLSTLNQIASHFYSVRSLSSCSCSKPKAPLNLNCSSIERTQSVLLGPRYLSTISSSSSPGPKSDDEKSHTSSSESHPSQNPDFKHQEIEGPTVERDLSALANETREVLEAMMKNIYGLSKAVAVLGLVHLGLGAWISYAYGSGAHPLGEVSVQSILAFGFPFTLAFMLRQSVKPMYFFKMMEERGRLQILTLTLQVAKSLNVLFVRFRVVSVLCIAGASIGLLFNVLSK; encoded by the coding sequence ATGATCTCTCGTACACGCAATTTAATCTCGAAGCTCCCCCTCCGCTGCAATTCATCTTCTTTCTTCATCTCTCCGCCTCCTTTCAACCCTAAGTTCATCGCTTCCACAACTTTGGGTTCCATCCAATCCCAtccctctccctctctctcAACCCTAAACCAAATCGCTTCTCACTTCTACTCTGTTAGATCACTCTCATCGTGTTCTTGTTCCAAACCCAAAGCGCCGCTTAACCTCAATTGTTCTTCAATTGAACGAACCCAAAGTGTACTACTTGGTCCCAGATATCTTTCaacaatttcttcttcttctagcCCTGGCCCAAAATCCGACGATGAGAAATCACACACCAGTAGCAGTGAATCCCATCCGAGTCAAAACCCTGATTTCAAGCACCAAGAAATCGAGGGACCAACTGTGGAACGTGATTTATCAGCATTGGCTAATGAGACAAGAGAGGTTCTTGAAGCAATGATGAAGAACATATATGGACTTAGTAAAGCAGTGGCTGTTCTGGGTCTGGTCCACCTTGGTCTTGGAGCTTGGATATCCTATGCTTATGGTTCTGGAGCACACCCATTAGGTGAGGTTTCCGTTCAAAGTATCTTGGCATTTGGGTTCCCTTTTACGCTGGCGTTTATGCTGCGGCAATCAGTGAAGCCAATGTACTTCTTCAAGATGATGGAGGAGCGAGGTAGGCTACAGATTCTGACTCTTACTCTTCAGGTTGCTAAAAGCTTGAATGTTTTGTTTGTTCGGTTCCGTGTGGTTTCTGTGTTGTGTATTGCAGGGGCGTCAATTGGGTTGTTGTTCAACGTGTTATCTAAGTGA
- the LOC105791786 gene encoding anthocyanin 5-aromatic acyltransferase encodes MAKGGLAVEIVGRYRVSPPPNTVPPTSLPLTFFDIPWLFFSPTQPLFFYDYPYPTSHFLSTALPPLIHSLSLTLRHFFALAATLVCPPHSSNPPFIVYDRSNFVSLVVAHSTADFHHLCSNHQRCVNDFYPLLPPLPSGEQEETQTPLLAAQITIFSNVGVCIGFAYHNVAADGRSFNSFIKTWASLFKDPSSCSVNSSLLPFYDRTAIKDSYRLQSIFLNHWRKRSSTNMVIGVSDKDLDSAMVRATFLMCPDDMEKIKGWIVGRCKVKNMDQPPRLTPSNLTCAYVWVCLIKSHEKVNGKLTGKNPSYFGFNAGGITRLGYPVPAAYFGNCIGFARTMATQSELSGEDGIIVAADAIGNRVKDLDEAFLEGAENWISEWGEFYGSDSEPHVMVSGSPKLDFYETDFGWGKARRIEEISMDNAKGKAVWFTQSRDVKGGIEVGLALPKPKMDAFTCFFTQLLPHH; translated from the coding sequence ATGGCTAAAGGAGGTTTGGCGGTAGAAATCGTGGGTCGCTACCGTGTGTCTCCACCACCAAATACAGTGCCACCTACCTCCCTCCCTCTAACTTTCTTCGACATACCATGGCTTTTCTTCTCCCCAACTCAACCTCTCTTCTTCTACGACTACCCTTACCCTACTTCTCACTTTTTATCCACCGCTCTTCCACCACTCATCCACTCCCTCTCCCTCACTCTCCGGCACTTCTTTGCTTTGGCTGCCACCCTTGTGTGCCCACCCCACTCATCCAACCCCCCTTTCATTGTCTACGACCGATCCAACTTCGTCTCCTTGGTTGTCGCCCATTCCACCGCTGATTTTCATCACTTGTGTTCGAATCATCAGCGTTGTGTCAACGACTTTTACCCACTACTCCCTCCTTTGCCGAGCGGGGAACAAGAGGAAACTCAAACCCCTTTGCTTGCTGCACAAATCACCATTTTCTCTAATGTCGGTGTTTGCATTGGGTTTGCGTATCATAATGTGGCTGCTGATGGGAGAAGTTTCAACAGCTTCATCAAGACTTGGGCTTCTCTTTTCAAAGACCCTTCTTCTTGCTCAGTCAACTCATCGCTACTTCCCTTCTATGATAGAACGGCAATAAAAGACAGTTATAGGTTGCAGTCCATTTTCTTGAACCATTGGAGAAAAAGATCTTCAACAAACATGGTCATAGGTGTTTCAGACAAGGACTTAGACTCGGCCATGGTTAGAGCTACTTTCCTTATGTGTCCTGATGATATGGAGAAGATTAAAGGGTGGATTGTTGGTCGATGCAAGGTCAAAAACATGGACCAACCACCACGTTTAACACCATCGAATTTAACATGTGCTTATGTGTGGGTGTGTTTGATAAAATCCCATGAGAAAGTAAATGGGAAGTTAACTGGCAAGAACCCCAGTTACTTCGGGTTCAATGCGGGCGGTATAACCAGGTTGGGATATCCGGTACCAGCTGCTTATTTTGGTAACTGCATTGGGTTTGCTCGAACAATGGCAACTCAAAGTGAGCTTAGCGGAGAAGATGGGATTATAGTTGCAGCAGATGCTATCGGAAACAGAGTTAAGGACTTGGACGAAGCATTTCTGGAAGGGGCAGAAAACTGGATATCAGAATGGGGGGAGTTTTATGGGTCGGATTCGGAGCCCCATGTGATGGTTTCCGGGTCACCGAAACTGGATTTCTACGAGACAGATTTTGGTTGGGGAAAGGCAAGGAGAATAGAGGAAATTTCAATGGATAATGCAAAAGGGAAAGCCGTTTGGTTCACCCAAAGCAGAGATGTGAAAGGCGGAATAGAGGTGGGGTTAGCATTACCTAAGCCTAAAATGGATGCTTTTACATGTTTCTTCACTCAATTATTGCCTCACCATTAA